Proteins co-encoded in one Dasypus novemcinctus isolate mDasNov1 chromosome 18, mDasNov1.1.hap2, whole genome shotgun sequence genomic window:
- the NUP62 gene encoding nuclear pore glycoprotein p62 — translation MSGFNFGGAGAPTGGFTFGTAKTATTTASTGFSFSTTGTGGFNFGIPSQPTTSTPPSSLFSLTTQAPATQAPGFSFGSAAPAASGTGFSLGMSAPKLSLSSTATTQAALNPGGLGGSSLPGATPSTAASGQGTAPTGFVFSTSTTSAAPSTTAGSFSLTGGGTAQTGSSGFSAGSMGTSGQPPALAGLPFTLTTPAATGAGTTQPATTTATATSAGSTLFSSIATAPASSAATSLSLCAPAATTGTPAGAALGFSLKAPGAASSTASTASTTSSTTTTTSFALNLKPLAPIGISGGAAATITAPPPGPSAAAVAPASPAMTYAQLESLINKWSLELEDQERHFLQQATQVNAWDRTLIENGEKITTLHREVEKVKLDQRRLDQELDFILSQQKELEDLLSPLEESVKEQSGTIYLQHADEEREKTYKLAENIDAQLKRMAQDLKDVIEHLNTCGGPADTSDPLQQICKILNAHMDSLQWVDQNSALLQRKVEEVTRVCEGRRKEQERGFRIAFD, via the coding sequence ATGAGCGGCTTTAACTTTGGCGGCGCTGGGGCCCCCACGGGCGGGTTCACGTTTGGCACCGCGAAGACGGCAACGACCACCGCCTCCACGGGGTTTTCCTTCTCCACAACTGGCACAGGAGGGTTCAACTTTGGGATCCCATCCCAGCCCACCACAAGCACTCCACCTTCCAGCCTCTTCTCCCTCACCACCCAGGCGCCAGCCACGCAGGCCCCGGGCTTCAGTTTCGGATCAGCTGCTCCTGCTGCCAGCGGAACAGGGTTTTCCTTGGGGATGAGCGCTCCCAAGTTGAGTCTGAGCAGCACTGCTACCACCCAGGCCGCCCTGAACCCTGGTGGGCTCGGCGGCAGCTCCCTGCCCGGTGCCACACCGAGCACCGCTGCCTCCGGCCAGGGGACGGCCCCCACTGGCTTTGTGTTCAGCACCTCTACTACCTCAGCTGCACCGTCCACCACAGCCGGGAGCTTCTCACTCACCGGCGGAGGCACAGCCCAGACCGGGTCCTCTGGGTTCAGTGCTGGCTCCATGGGGACTTCGGGCCAGCCCCCGGCACTTGCCGGGTTACCCTTCACTCTGACCACGCCAGCAGCCACGGGAGCAGGGACTACCCAGCCAGCCACAACCACGGCCACCGCCACCAGTGCTGGGTCCACTCTCTTCTCCTCAATAGCAACCGCTCCAGCCTCGTCCGCCGCTACCAGCCTGTCGCTGTGTGCCCCGGCAGCCACCACTGGGACGCCTGCAGGGGCAGCTCTGGGATTCAGCCTCAAGGCGCCCGGGGCGGCTTCCAGCACAGCCAGCACTGCATCCACCActtcctccaccaccaccaccaccagcttCGCCTTGAATCTGAAGCCACTGGCACCCATAGGCATCTCAGGTGGTGCTGCAGCCACCATCACCGCCCCTCCACCTGGCCCCAGTGCCGCCGCCGTGGCCCCTGCCAGTCCCGCGATGACCTACGCCCAGCTGGAGAGTCTGATCAACAAGTGGAGCCTGGAGCTGGAGGACCAGGAGCGGCACTTCCTGCAGCAGGCCACGCAGGTGAACGCCTGGGACCGCACGCTGATCGAGAACGGGGAGAAGATCACCACCCTGCACCGCGAGGTGGAGAAGGTGAAGCTGGACCAGAGGCGGCTGGACCAAGAGCTCGACTTCATCCTGTCCCAGCAGAAGGAGCTGGAAGACCTGCTGAGCCCGCTGGAGGAGTCGGTCAAGGAGCAGAGCGGGACCATCTACCTGCAGCACGCCGACGAGGAGCGCGAGAAGACCTACAAGCTGGCGGAGAACATCGACGCGCAGCTGAAGCGCATGGCCCAGGACCTCAAGGACGTCATCGAGCACCTGAACACGTGCGGGGGCCCCGCCGACACCAGCGACCCGCTGCAGCAGATCTGCAAGATCCTCAACGCGCACATGGACTCGCTGCAGTGGGTCGACCAGAACTCGGCCCTGCTGCAGAGGAAGGTGGAGGAGGTGACGAGGGTGTGCGAGGGGCGGCGCAAGGAGCAGGAGCGCGGCTTCCGCATCGCCTTCGACTAA